GCCTACCTAGCTGCCAAGCTCAATATCCCCCTGGCGGAGATTGCTGGCGTAGTCTCCTTCTATTCGCTTTTTGATACCGAGCCCAAAGGCCAGTTTACTATCAGCGTCTGCCTGGGCACCGCCTGCTATGTCAAAGGCGGGGATGAGGTATTTGAGGCTTTCAAGCGGGAGCTTGGCCTGGATGACGATGATACCACCCCGGACCGGACCTTTACCCTGCGCTCTACCCGCTGCCGGGGGGCCTGCGGACTGGCGCCGGTGGTGGCGGTAAACGACGATATCTTTGGCCAGGTTGAACCCGATAAGGTAGGGGCTATCTTATCTCACTACCGCAAGCTTATAACCCAAACCGAAACGGAAACGGAGCCAACCCATGAGCGCGAGAGCAAACGCCAAGATCGCCAGTATCAGCCACCTAGAGAATATCAAGAAGCGCCACCTTCCCCTCATTGAAGCTCGCCTAGGCCGATCACAGGCTCCCGGAGAGCACCAAGTCCTGGTCTGCGCCGGCACCGGCTGTAGTTCTTCCGGAAGTCACGGCCTGCGCGAGGAACTAAAAAGGCAGGTGGAAGCGAGAAACCTAAAGGACCGAATCAAGATCATAAAAACCGGGTGCTTCGGGTTTTGCAAGCTGGGGCCAGTGGCGGTGGTTTACCCGGAGGGCACCTTTTACTGCCAGGTGCAAAGGCAGGACGCTGACGATTTGATCGAGGGTATAGTCCAAGGTCGACCAGTGGCCCGGCTGCTTTATCAGGACCCGGTTACCCATAGCCGGCCTCAGCGCCTAGAGGAGATTCCCTTCTTTGGGGCCCAGCACCGCTTGGTCTTGCGCAACTGCGGCCACATCAACCCCGAGGATATCAACGAGTACATAGCCCGGGATGGCTACCGGGCTTTGGCCGAGGTCTTAGGGTGCCCCGCTCAAGAGATCATTTCCGCCATCAAGGCTTCTGGCCTCAGGGGCCGGGGCGGAGCCGGATTTCCCACCGGGCGCAAATGGGAGCTTACCGCCAACGCTTCCGGCCGGCCCAAATACGTGGTCTGCAACGCTGACGAAGGCGACCCCGGTGCCTTCATGGACCGGAGCATCTTGGAAGGCGATCCCCATAGCGTCCTAGAGGGGATGGCTATAGCCGGCTACGCCATCGGCGCTAAGCAGGGATTTGTCTATATTCGAGCCGAGTATCCGGTGGCGGTGGACCGGCTGGAGCGGGCCATTCGCCAAGCTCGCCGGGCCGGTCTGCTGGGGGATAATATCCTGGGTAGCGATTTTAGCTTTGACGTGGAAATCAGGCTGGGGGCCGGGGCCTTCGTCTGCGGTGAAGAAACTGCCCTGCTTCGTTCCATCGCTGGGGAGCGGGGCGAGCCGCGGCCCCGGCCTCCTTATCCGGCCCAGGCTGGGCTTTGGGGTAAGCCCACCTTAGTCAATAATGTGGAAACCCTGGCCAACGTACCGGCCGTCATCACCAACGGCCCGCAGTGGTATGCCAGCTTGGGCACCGAAGGGAGCAAAGGGACCAAAGTCTTTTCCTTGGCTGGCAGCATCAACAATACCGGCCTCATCGAAGTGCCCATGGGTACCACTCTGCGGGAAATAATCTTTGGTATCGGCGGCGGCATCCCTGGCGGCAAAAGCTTTAAAGCGGTGCAGACCGGTGGCCCTTCCGGCGGGTGTCTGCCGGCGGAGAAACTGGATACCCCGGTTGACTACGAAGCTTTACTCGAAGCCGGCTCCAT
This portion of the Clostridia bacterium genome encodes:
- a CDS encoding NAD(P)H-dependent oxidoreductase subunit E; this encodes MPLLGNYARLDRIINAYARQPGQLIRILHQAQEIFGYLPPEVQAYLAAKLNIPLAEIAGVVSFYSLFDTEPKGQFTISVCLGTACYVKGGDEVFEAFKRELGLDDDDTTPDRTFTLRSTRCRGACGLAPVVAVNDDIFGQVEPDKVGAILSHYRKLITQTETETEPTHERESKRQDRQYQPPREYQEAPPSPH
- the nuoF gene encoding NADH-quinone oxidoreductase subunit NuoF, with the protein product MSARANAKIASISHLENIKKRHLPLIEARLGRSQAPGEHQVLVCAGTGCSSSGSHGLREELKRQVEARNLKDRIKIIKTGCFGFCKLGPVAVVYPEGTFYCQVQRQDADDLIEGIVQGRPVARLLYQDPVTHSRPQRLEEIPFFGAQHRLVLRNCGHINPEDINEYIARDGYRALAEVLGCPAQEIISAIKASGLRGRGGAGFPTGRKWELTANASGRPKYVVCNADEGDPGAFMDRSILEGDPHSVLEGMAIAGYAIGAKQGFVYIRAEYPVAVDRLERAIRQARRAGLLGDNILGSDFSFDVEIRLGAGAFVCGEETALLRSIAGERGEPRPRPPYPAQAGLWGKPTLVNNVETLANVPAVITNGPQWYASLGTEGSKGTKVFSLAGSINNTGLIEVPMGTTLREIIFGIGGGIPGGKSFKAVQTGGPSGGCLPAEKLDTPVDYEALLEAGSIMGSGGLIVMDETSCMVDIARFYLEFAQDESCGRCTPCRVGTKRLLEILRRITAFEASLEDLKILEDLSHDIKESSLCGLGQTAPNPILSTLRYFRPEYEAHIRDKRCPAGVCPGEVRQGGARRNLVSGTAM